In a single window of the Notamacropus eugenii isolate mMacEug1 chromosome 4, mMacEug1.pri_v2, whole genome shotgun sequence genome:
- the LOC140502270 gene encoding Ig heavy chain Mem5-like yields the protein MTRNLGSCNVYSPKIQVPSCFTVSEWGNFGPGTEVTVLTLEKTVLTESGGGPHQAGRTLNLKCQTSGFQFKTSKLGWYLWIPGHTPLCLTSFDSSSTDATEDRITTSRNNTGSQIFLQIKALGLRDSGQYHCARRVGNGDDRDKLVFGRGTEVTVEPGPRALLSPSVFLMRDHDAVACLIKNFYPKELNISLASPMALITAQTLILVPMANGIYSAVQIGRVGENDTVTCSVKHLGKEIHVSYHPDHTGPDPGIASEKNQSCPEQDLVEGPEQGNKLLLSVMGLRLLFMKTVAINVIFTTIAFIF from the exons GTTCCTTCCTGTTTCACAGTGAGTGAGTGGGGAAATTTTGGCCCTGGAACAGAAGTGACTGTGTTGACGT TGGAAAAGACAGTGCTGACAGAGTCAGGGGGAGGCCCCCACCAAGCTGGAAGGACCCTGAATCTTAAATGCCAAACCTCTGGTTTCCAGTTCAAGACAAGCAAACTTGGCTGGTACCTTTGGATCCCTGGCCATACTCCACTGTGTTTGACCAGTTTCGATAGTAGTTCGACAGATGCCACTGAAGACCGTATTACCACCTCCAGGAACAACACTGGCAGCCAGATTTTCCTACAGATTAAAGCCCTGGGGCTCAGAGATTCTGGACAATACCACTGTGCAAGGAGGGTGGGCAATGGAGATGACAGAGACAAGTTGGTCTTTGGTCGTGGTACAGAAGTGACTGTGGAGCCTG GACCTCGAGCTCTCCTGTCACCTAGTGTGTTCTTGATGAGGGATCATGATGCTGTAGCCTGCCTGATCAAGAACTTCTACCCCAAGGAACTCAATATATCCCTGGCCTCCCCTATGGCTTTGATCACAGCCCAGACTCTCATTCTGGTTCCCATGGCTAATGGCATCTACAGTGCTGTCCAGATTGGTAGGGTTGGTGAGAATGATACAGTAACCTGCTCAGTGAAACACCTTGGAAAAGAGATACATGTATCCTATCACCCAG ATCATACTGGACCAGACCCTGGGATTGCTTCTGAGAAGAATCAGTCTTGTCCTGAGCAGGATCTTGTAG AAGGACCTGAGCAGGGGAACAAACTACTCCTCAGTGTTATGGGTCTGAGGTTGCTATTCATGAAGACTGTGGCCATCAATGTCATCTTTACCACCATTGCCTTTATCTTCTGA